In Streptomyces ambofaciens ATCC 23877, a single genomic region encodes these proteins:
- a CDS encoding ArsI/CadI family heavy metal resistance metalloenzyme — translation MSRAQLALRVSDLEASITFYTKLFGTEPAKRREGYANFAIAEPPLKLVLIEGEPGEETRLDHLGVEVESADQVTAATTRLKDAGLATFEENDTSCCYALQDKVWVHGPGREPWEVYVVKADADTLGKSADPRAIGDGCCTGQATEEAPSAAGCACG, via the coding sequence ATGTCCCGCGCTCAGCTCGCCCTGCGTGTCAGTGACCTGGAAGCGTCGATCACCTTCTACACGAAGCTGTTCGGCACCGAGCCGGCCAAACGGCGCGAGGGCTACGCCAACTTCGCCATCGCCGAGCCCCCGCTCAAGCTCGTCCTCATCGAGGGCGAGCCCGGCGAGGAGACCCGGCTCGACCACCTCGGCGTCGAGGTCGAGTCCGCCGACCAGGTCACCGCGGCCACGACCCGGCTCAAGGACGCCGGCCTGGCCACCTTCGAGGAGAACGACACCTCCTGCTGCTACGCCCTCCAGGACAAGGTGTGGGTCCACGGGCCCGGCAGGGAGCCCTGGGAGGTGTACGTCGTGAAGGCCGACGCCGACACCCTCGGCAAGAGCGCCGACCCCCGCGCCATCGGCGACGGCTGCTGCACCGGCCAGGCCACCGAGGAGGCGCCGAGCGCCGCGGGCTGTGCCTGCGGCTAG
- the rlmN gene encoding 23S rRNA (adenine(2503)-C(2))-methyltransferase RlmN, producing MPKPGELTFVAPRGVKKPPRHLADLTPAERKEAVAAIGEKPFRAKQLSQHYFARYAHDPEQWTDIPAGSREGLREALLPELMSVVRHLSTDQGTTRKTLWKLFDGTLVESVLMRYPDRVTMCISSQAGCGMNCPFCATGQAGLDRNLSTAEIVHQIVDGMRALRDGEVPGGPARLSNIVFMGMGEPLANYNRVVGSIRRLTDPEPDGLGLSQRGITVSTVGLVPAIHRFVDEGFKCRLAISLHAPDDELRDTLVPVNTRWKVREVLDAGFEYAERAGRRLSIEYALIRDINDQAWRGDRLGRLLKGRPVHVNLIPLNPTPGSKWTASRPEDEKAFVEAIAAHGVPVTIRDTRGQEIDGACGQLAASER from the coding sequence ATGCCTAAGCCCGGAGAACTCACATTCGTCGCCCCGCGCGGAGTCAAGAAGCCGCCGCGGCACCTCGCCGACCTCACGCCCGCCGAGCGCAAGGAGGCCGTCGCCGCCATCGGCGAGAAGCCGTTCCGTGCGAAGCAGCTCTCGCAGCACTACTTCGCGCGGTACGCGCACGACCCCGAGCAGTGGACGGACATCCCGGCCGGCTCGCGGGAGGGGCTGCGGGAGGCGTTGCTGCCCGAGCTGATGTCGGTCGTCCGGCATCTTTCGACCGACCAGGGCACCACCCGCAAGACGCTGTGGAAGCTGTTCGACGGGACGCTCGTCGAGTCCGTCCTCATGCGCTACCCGGACCGGGTGACCATGTGCATCAGCTCCCAGGCGGGCTGCGGCATGAACTGCCCGTTCTGTGCCACGGGGCAGGCCGGCCTGGACCGGAACCTGTCCACCGCCGAGATCGTGCACCAGATCGTGGACGGGATGCGGGCGCTCCGCGACGGGGAGGTCCCCGGTGGTCCGGCCCGGCTCAGCAACATCGTGTTCATGGGCATGGGCGAGCCCCTCGCCAACTACAACCGCGTCGTCGGTTCCATCCGCCGGCTCACCGACCCCGAGCCCGACGGGCTGGGGCTGTCCCAGCGCGGGATCACCGTCTCCACCGTCGGCCTCGTGCCGGCGATCCACCGGTTCGTCGACGAGGGCTTCAAGTGCCGCCTCGCGATCTCGCTGCACGCGCCGGACGACGAGCTGCGCGACACCCTCGTGCCGGTCAACACGCGGTGGAAGGTGCGCGAGGTGCTGGACGCCGGGTTCGAGTACGCGGAGCGGGCGGGGCGCCGGCTGTCGATCGAGTACGCGCTGATCCGGGACATCAACGACCAGGCGTGGCGCGGTGACCGGCTCGGGCGGCTGCTCAAGGGCAGGCCCGTGCACGTCAACCTCATCCCGCTCAACCCCACGCCCGGCTCCAAGTGGACCGCCTCGCGGCCCGAGGACGAGAAGGCGTTCGTGGAGGCGATCGCGGCGCACGGTGTGCCGGTGACGATCCGGGACACCCGTGGCCAGGAGATCGACGGGGCGTGTGGTCAGCTCGCCGCGAGCGAGCGGTAA
- a CDS encoding thiamine ABC transporter substrate-binding protein, producing the protein MSITKKVSVLALGLGMVGTLAACGSSDGGQGSGDSRTVTLVSHDSWAASKDVIAAFEKSSGYKVRVLEDGDAGQAVNKAILTKDDPQGDVFFGVDNTLLSRALDNGIFQPYEAKGSDLILPEYRAGQDEHRVTPVDTGDVCVNYDKAYFSERGLTPPDSLDDLVEPRYKDLLVTENAASSSPGLGFLLGTAAKYGDGGRGWQDYWKKLKANGVKVVDSWEQAYNEEFSGSSGGKKAKGDRPLVVSYASSPPAEVIYADPQPATAPTGVAQGTCFRQIEYAGLLDNAANPEGGKALLDFLIGKEFQDDMPLNMFVYPVREGARIPEAFRKFGPQAEDPQTMDPAKIADNRDQWVKSWTSLVLK; encoded by the coding sequence GTGAGCATCACCAAGAAGGTCAGTGTCCTGGCCCTCGGACTCGGCATGGTCGGCACCCTGGCCGCCTGCGGCTCGTCGGACGGCGGTCAGGGGTCCGGCGACTCCAGGACCGTGACCCTGGTCAGCCATGACTCGTGGGCCGCGTCGAAGGACGTCATCGCCGCCTTCGAGAAGAGCTCCGGCTACAAGGTCAGGGTGCTGGAGGACGGCGACGCGGGTCAGGCCGTCAACAAGGCCATCCTCACCAAGGACGACCCCCAGGGGGACGTCTTCTTCGGCGTCGACAACACGCTGCTGTCCCGCGCCCTCGACAACGGGATCTTCCAGCCGTACGAGGCGAAGGGCTCCGACCTGATCCTCCCTGAGTACCGGGCCGGCCAGGACGAGCACCGGGTCACTCCCGTCGACACCGGAGACGTCTGCGTCAACTACGACAAGGCGTACTTCAGCGAGCGCGGGCTGACCCCGCCGGACTCCCTCGACGACCTGGTCGAGCCCCGGTACAAGGACCTGCTCGTCACCGAGAACGCCGCCAGTTCCTCGCCCGGCCTCGGCTTCCTGCTGGGCACCGCCGCGAAGTACGGGGATGGGGGCAGAGGCTGGCAGGACTACTGGAAGAAGCTGAAGGCGAACGGCGTCAAGGTCGTCGACAGCTGGGAGCAGGCGTACAACGAGGAGTTCTCCGGTTCGTCCGGCGGCAAGAAGGCCAAGGGCGACCGCCCGCTCGTCGTCTCCTACGCCTCCTCCCCGCCCGCCGAGGTGATCTACGCCGACCCGCAGCCGGCCACCGCGCCGACGGGCGTCGCCCAGGGCACCTGCTTCCGCCAGATCGAGTACGCGGGACTGCTGGACAACGCCGCCAACCCCGAGGGCGGCAAGGCGCTCCTCGACTTCCTGATCGGCAAGGAGTTCCAGGACGACATGCCGCTGAACATGTTCGTCTACCCGGTGCGTGAGGGGGCCCGGATCCCCGAGGCGTTCCGGAAGTTCGGACCGCAGGCCGAGGACCCGCAGACCATGGACCCGGCGAAGATCGCCGACAACCGCGACCAGTGGGTCAAGTCGTGGACCTCGCTCGTACTGAAGTGA
- a CDS encoding ABC transporter permease — protein MDLARTEVKRRSTARGSAARLGLMAVPVAFFAVFFAYPVAAIVARGLKADGVWRFGRIADVLAQSDIRHVLWFTTWQALASTALTLLIALPGAYVFARFDFPGKQFLRAVVTVPFVLPTVVVGTAFLALVGRGGLLDELWGLRLDTTVWAILLAHVFFNYAVVVRTVGGLWSQLDPRQEEAARMLGASRLTAWRTVTLPALGPAVAAAALMVFLFTFTSFGVVQILGGPTFSTLEVEIYRQTSQVFDLSTAAVLTMIQFVAVAAVLAVHAWTVRRRETALRLVDAARTARRPRGAGQWALLAGVLVTVAGLVLLPLAVLVQRSLGASGFGYYRALTRADGGTFLVPPIEAIGNSLQYALAATAIAVVIGALAATALTRRDAGRFVRGFDALLMLPLGVSAVTVGFGFLIALDEPPLDLRSTWILVPLAQALVGVPFVVRTMLPVLRAVDARLREAASVLGASPWRVWREVDLPMVRRALLVAAGFAFAVSLGEFGATVFIARPDSPTLPVAVARLLGRPGDMNYGQAMALSTILMLVCAVALVVLERLRTDRSGEF, from the coding sequence GTGGACCTCGCTCGTACTGAAGTGAAACGCCGGAGCACCGCGCGCGGGAGCGCAGCGCGGCTCGGCCTGATGGCCGTGCCCGTCGCGTTCTTCGCGGTGTTCTTCGCCTATCCCGTCGCCGCGATCGTCGCGCGCGGGCTGAAGGCCGACGGGGTCTGGCGGTTCGGGCGGATCGCCGACGTGCTGGCCCAGTCCGACATCCGGCACGTGCTGTGGTTCACCACCTGGCAGGCCCTGGCCTCCACCGCGCTCACCCTGCTGATCGCCCTGCCCGGCGCGTACGTCTTCGCCCGCTTCGACTTCCCCGGCAAGCAGTTCCTGCGGGCCGTGGTGACCGTGCCGTTCGTCCTGCCGACGGTCGTCGTCGGTACGGCGTTCCTGGCGCTGGTCGGACGCGGCGGCCTCCTCGACGAGCTGTGGGGCCTTCGGCTGGACACCACCGTGTGGGCGATCCTGCTGGCGCACGTCTTCTTCAACTACGCGGTCGTCGTACGCACCGTCGGCGGCCTCTGGTCGCAGCTCGACCCGCGGCAGGAGGAGGCCGCGCGGATGCTCGGCGCGTCCCGCCTCACCGCCTGGCGGACGGTCACGCTGCCCGCGCTCGGGCCCGCCGTGGCCGCCGCCGCGCTGATGGTGTTCCTGTTCACCTTCACCTCCTTCGGCGTCGTCCAGATCCTCGGCGGGCCCACCTTCTCCACCCTGGAGGTGGAGATCTACCGGCAGACCTCGCAGGTCTTCGACCTGTCCACGGCCGCCGTGCTGACCATGATCCAGTTCGTCGCGGTCGCCGCCGTCCTCGCCGTGCACGCCTGGACGGTACGGCGCCGGGAGACGGCCCTGCGGCTGGTGGACGCCGCGCGGACGGCGCGCCGCCCGCGCGGGGCCGGGCAGTGGGCGCTGCTCGCCGGGGTGCTGGTCACCGTCGCCGGGCTCGTCCTGCTGCCGCTGGCGGTACTGGTGCAGCGCTCGCTCGGCGCGTCCGGCTTCGGCTACTACCGGGCGCTGACCCGCGCGGACGGCGGTACCTTCCTCGTCCCGCCGATCGAGGCGATCGGCAACTCCCTCCAGTACGCCCTCGCCGCGACCGCCATCGCCGTGGTGATCGGCGCGCTGGCCGCGACCGCGCTCACCCGGCGCGACGCGGGCCGCTTCGTACGCGGTTTCGACGCGCTGCTGATGCTGCCGCTCGGGGTCTCCGCCGTGACGGTCGGCTTCGGCTTCCTGATCGCGCTGGACGAACCCCCGCTGGACCTCAGATCCACCTGGATCCTGGTGCCGCTCGCGCAGGCGCTGGTCGGCGTCCCCTTCGTCGTGCGCACGATGCTGCCGGTGCTGCGGGCGGTGGACGCACGGCTGCGGGAGGCGGCGTCCGTGCTCGGGGCGTCGCCCTGGCGGGTGTGGCGGGAGGTGGACCTGCCGATGGTGCGCCGGGCCCTGCTGGTGGCGGCCGGGTTCGCCTTCGCGGTGTCGCTCGGGGAGTTCGGGGCCACCGTGTTCATCGCGCGGCCGGACAGTCCGACGCTGCCGGTCGCCGTGGCCCGGCTGCTGGGACGGCCCGGGGACATGAACTACGGCCAGGCCATGGCCCTTTCGACGATTCTGATGCTGGTGTGCGCCGTGGCCCTGGTGGTGCTGGAGCGGCTGCGGACCGACCGGAGCGGGGAGTTCTAG
- a CDS encoding ABC transporter ATP-binding protein, with protein sequence MLLSLEGATVRFGGRAVLDAVDLEVAEHEVVCVLGPSGSGKSTLLRVVAGLQPLDAGRVALDGRDQAAVPAHRREVGLMFQDHQLFPQRDVAGNIAFGPRMRGASRAAQQARVGELLDLVGLPDAARRSVAALSGGEQQRVALARALAPRPRLLMLDEPLGQLDRSLRERLVVELRELFGRLGTTVLAVTHDQGEAFALADRVVVMRDGRIAQSGTPLEVWQRPADAFVARFLGFDNVVDATVTGQGADTPWGKVPVPEDAPQGTRTLLVRPAGVRLVPADAGLRCTVTARSFRGTHVAVHLQPEDAPRLEAACALRAAPEVGDAVGVEFDAAEIVVLG encoded by the coding sequence ATGCTGCTGAGCCTTGAGGGCGCGACCGTCCGCTTCGGCGGGCGGGCCGTGCTCGACGCCGTCGATCTGGAGGTCGCCGAGCACGAGGTGGTGTGTGTGCTCGGGCCCAGCGGCAGCGGCAAGTCGACGCTGCTGCGGGTGGTCGCCGGACTCCAGCCGCTGGACGCCGGGCGGGTGGCGCTCGACGGGCGGGACCAGGCCGCGGTGCCCGCGCACCGGCGCGAGGTGGGGCTGATGTTCCAGGACCACCAGCTCTTCCCGCAGCGGGACGTGGCCGGGAACATCGCCTTCGGGCCCCGGATGCGCGGCGCCTCGCGGGCGGCGCAGCAGGCGAGGGTGGGGGAGTTGCTGGACCTGGTCGGTCTGCCGGACGCCGCCCGTCGGTCCGTCGCCGCGCTCTCCGGCGGTGAGCAGCAGCGGGTGGCGCTGGCCCGTGCGCTGGCGCCCCGGCCCCGGCTGCTGATGCTGGACGAGCCGCTCGGTCAGCTCGACCGCTCCCTGCGGGAGCGCCTCGTGGTGGAGTTGCGGGAGCTGTTCGGCCGGCTGGGCACCACCGTGCTCGCCGTGACGCACGACCAGGGCGAGGCCTTCGCGCTCGCCGACCGGGTCGTGGTGATGCGGGACGGGCGGATCGCCCAGTCGGGGACGCCTCTCGAGGTGTGGCAGCGGCCGGCCGACGCGTTCGTGGCCCGTTTCCTCGGCTTCGACAACGTGGTCGACGCGACCGTCACCGGGCAGGGAGCCGACACGCCGTGGGGGAAGGTGCCGGTCCCCGAGGACGCCCCGCAGGGGACGCGCACCCTGCTCGTGCGGCCCGCCGGGGTCCGTCTGGTGCCCGCCGACGCGGGCCTGCGCTGCACGGTCACCGCCCGCAGTTTCCGGGGCACCCACGTCGCCGTCCACCTGCAGCCCGAGGACGCGCCGCGCTTGGAGGCGGCGTGCGCGCTGCGGGCGGCCCCGGAGGTGGGGGACGCGGTCGGGGTGGAGTTCGACGCGGCGGAAATCGTGGTGCTCGGGTGA
- a CDS encoding maleylpyruvate isomerase N-terminal domain-containing protein, translating into MTLLAHDRYCDEIAAGVGQLRAVVSSGADLSATVPTCPDWSLEDLVRHVGRALCWVELIVRTRAEEDVPLDRAAGSAGPARRGDAAALDAWLAESGTMVVHALREAGPQGRAWSWFGDHTAGFWARRMTHELVVHGADAALAAGRPFRAVAADVAADAIDEWLEIVRFVQRVLPEGPAKELRAPGRSIHLHATDTAADLDAAWLIELPEDGITWRRGHEKATVALRGPLTDVLLAFYRRLPPDAPGLQVLGDRGLLELWLDRATFG; encoded by the coding sequence ATGACACTCCTCGCGCACGACCGCTACTGCGATGAGATCGCCGCTGGGGTAGGGCAGTTGCGGGCCGTCGTCTCGTCCGGCGCCGACCTCTCGGCCACCGTGCCGACCTGCCCGGACTGGTCCCTGGAGGACCTGGTGCGGCACGTCGGCCGCGCCCTGTGCTGGGTGGAGCTGATCGTCCGCACCCGCGCCGAGGAGGACGTCCCGCTCGACCGGGCGGCAGGGTCCGCGGGGCCCGCGCGGCGCGGGGACGCCGCCGCCCTGGACGCGTGGCTGGCCGAGTCCGGCACGATGGTGGTGCACGCGCTGCGTGAGGCGGGGCCGCAAGGGCGGGCGTGGTCGTGGTTCGGGGACCACACCGCGGGGTTCTGGGCGCGCCGCATGACCCACGAACTCGTCGTCCACGGGGCGGACGCCGCCCTCGCCGCGGGGCGGCCGTTCCGAGCGGTCGCGGCCGACGTGGCGGCCGACGCGATCGACGAGTGGCTGGAGATCGTGCGGTTCGTGCAGCGGGTCCTCCCGGAGGGGCCTGCGAAGGAGCTGCGGGCCCCGGGCCGGAGCATCCACCTGCACGCCACCGACACCGCGGCCGACCTCGATGCCGCATGGCTCATCGAACTTCCCGAGGACGGGATCACCTGGCGCCGGGGGCACGAGAAGGCGACCGTGGCGCTGCGCGGCCCGCTGACGGACGTACTGCTCGCCTTCTACCGCAGGCTGCCGCCGGACGCCCCCGGGCTCCAGGTGCTCGGCGACCGCGGCCTGCTGGAACTCTGGCTGGACAGGGCGACGTTCGGCTGA
- a CDS encoding LAETG motif-containing sortase-dependent surface protein, producing the protein MAVLSIISRTASRRSVRALGVASASVALAVGAAGNALACDISEFSAAAKCEGGKGVITVTDVDPAGIPATVTVHLQNNGADIEKVGEQVVKGSREGTTITFAADWKPNAEYRIHVKADKYVDEDIKPNLVTPSTPCTTEGTPTPTPSESSSTPAEETQTPTPAPSTSAPAPAESESTAPAAVPSNAPSPAAGDSNLAETGANSNTGMIAGIAAALVAIGGGAVFFGLRRRGANGDR; encoded by the coding sequence GTGGCAGTCCTGTCCATAATCAGCCGTACGGCATCACGCCGTAGCGTCCGCGCCCTCGGTGTCGCCTCCGCCTCGGTGGCCCTGGCGGTCGGCGCCGCCGGCAACGCCCTGGCCTGCGACATCAGCGAGTTCTCCGCCGCCGCCAAGTGCGAGGGCGGCAAGGGCGTCATCACCGTCACCGACGTGGACCCCGCCGGGATCCCCGCCACCGTCACCGTCCACCTGCAGAACAACGGCGCCGACATCGAGAAGGTCGGCGAGCAGGTGGTCAAGGGCTCCCGCGAGGGCACCACCATCACCTTCGCCGCGGACTGGAAGCCGAACGCCGAGTACCGCATCCACGTCAAGGCCGACAAGTACGTCGACGAGGACATCAAGCCGAACCTCGTGACGCCGTCGACCCCGTGCACGACGGAGGGGACGCCGACCCCGACCCCCTCGGAGAGCTCCTCCACCCCGGCCGAGGAGACGCAGACGCCCACCCCGGCACCCTCCACCTCGGCCCCGGCACCGGCGGAGAGCGAGAGCACCGCTCCGGCCGCCGTGCCGAGCAACGCGCCGTCCCCGGCCGCGGGTGACTCCAACCTCGCCGAGACCGGCGCCAACTCCAACACCGGCATGATCGCCGGCATCGCGGCGGCCCTGGTCGCGATCGGCGGCGGCGCGGTCTTCTTCGGCCTGCGCCGTCGCGGGGCGAACGGCGACCGCTGA
- a CDS encoding LOG family protein, whose translation MDPTTPAQPQSHHASHDREIESLAEFDRVVSAHGTLAHYRVQAVDLTARTDALMSADPTGAVFLGCPMDPGAAARVRAAGALVFPPIPGLPFDPYRARVYSPEELYARLDEGYAATPDALAYDWFQQTKSDGDVFASMLRAIHDDAVSDAVDELLVGARVVGVMGGHAMARGTKSYAGAARLGRELTRAGFTVATGGGPGAMEAANLGAYAAPFDNGMLDDALLLLSKVASFTPSVTDWARSAFEVRGRWPGGGVSVSIPTWFYGHEPPNAFGAHIAKYFANATREDGLLARSNAGVVFLPGAAGTVQEVFDNATPNYYESRGEPTPMVLVDRAHWTERLPAWPLLTSLASGRTMESRIALVDRIEEAPEALKRLGG comes from the coding sequence GTGGATCCGACGACACCCGCCCAGCCCCAGTCCCACCACGCCTCGCACGACCGGGAGATCGAGAGCCTCGCCGAGTTCGACAGGGTCGTCTCGGCGCACGGCACCCTCGCCCACTACCGCGTCCAGGCCGTCGACCTGACGGCCCGTACGGACGCCCTGATGTCCGCGGACCCCACGGGCGCCGTCTTCCTCGGCTGCCCGATGGACCCCGGGGCCGCCGCCCGGGTGCGCGCGGCAGGCGCCCTGGTCTTCCCGCCCATACCGGGTCTGCCGTTCGACCCGTACCGAGCGCGCGTCTACTCCCCCGAGGAGCTGTACGCCCGGCTCGACGAGGGGTACGCGGCGACACCGGACGCCCTCGCCTACGACTGGTTCCAGCAGACCAAGTCCGACGGCGACGTCTTCGCCTCCATGCTGCGCGCGATCCACGACGACGCCGTCTCCGACGCGGTCGACGAACTCCTCGTGGGCGCCCGGGTGGTGGGCGTCATGGGCGGCCACGCCATGGCGCGCGGCACCAAGTCGTACGCGGGCGCCGCGCGCCTGGGCCGGGAGCTGACCCGCGCCGGGTTCACCGTGGCCACCGGCGGCGGCCCCGGCGCGATGGAGGCGGCCAACCTCGGTGCCTACGCGGCCCCGTTCGACAACGGGATGCTGGACGACGCCCTGCTGCTCCTCTCCAAGGTCGCCTCGTTCACGCCGTCGGTCACCGACTGGGCGCGCTCCGCCTTCGAGGTCCGCGGACGCTGGCCCGGCGGCGGCGTCTCGGTCTCCATCCCGACCTGGTTCTACGGCCACGAGCCGCCCAACGCCTTCGGCGCCCACATCGCCAAGTACTTCGCCAACGCCACCCGCGAGGACGGCCTGCTGGCCCGCTCGAACGCCGGTGTGGTCTTCCTGCCGGGCGCCGCGGGGACCGTGCAGGAGGTCTTCGACAACGCCACACCGAACTACTACGAGTCACGGGGCGAGCCCACGCCCATGGTGCTCGTGGACCGGGCGCACTGGACGGAGCGGCTGCCGGCGTGGCCCCTGCTCACGTCCCTCGCCTCGGGGCGGACCATGGAGTCCCGGATCGCGCTGGTCGACCGGATCGAGGAAGCTCCGGAGGCGCTGAAACGTCTGGGCGGTTAA
- a CDS encoding VOC family protein: MYQQMIFVNLATNDLDASKKFFTGLGYEINAQFSDDTTASIPLSETIVVMVHTPEKYRQFTKKDIVDSSKSSEVLLALSAESREKVDELVEKAVAAGGSVSGETQDHGFMYGRAFDDIDGHTFEVVWMDPAAVEG; encoded by the coding sequence ATGTACCAGCAGATGATCTTCGTGAACCTGGCCACCAACGACCTCGACGCCTCGAAGAAGTTCTTCACCGGGCTCGGTTACGAGATCAACGCCCAGTTCAGCGACGACACCACCGCTTCCATCCCGCTCAGCGAGACCATCGTGGTGATGGTGCACACCCCGGAGAAGTACCGCCAGTTCACGAAGAAGGACATCGTGGACTCGTCGAAGAGCAGCGAGGTGCTGCTCGCGCTGAGCGCCGAGAGCCGCGAGAAGGTCGACGAGCTGGTGGAGAAGGCGGTCGCGGCCGGCGGCTCGGTCTCCGGCGAGACCCAGGACCACGGGTTCATGTACGGCCGTGCCTTCGACGACATCGACGGCCACACCTTCGAGGTCGTCTGGATGGACCCGGCGGCGGTCGAGGGCTGA